From a single Drosophila sulfurigaster albostrigata strain 15112-1811.04 chromosome 3, ASM2355843v2, whole genome shotgun sequence genomic region:
- the LOC133844520 gene encoding protein PTHB1, with amino-acid sequence MSLFNVCSWWTAQCGDTTGDYDVASLLCTRFGLESQEKDYIIVGSQSGQLSIYYPHANEFDATDLLLETQLAAPILGLYAGKFSGNVRNENVNQLGVLLPNAIAIYNVQTISGLAEYGAQLKLQLQAEHKFQRVAFSMCQGHFGQVKGREFFCVVHLDGTLTFYEQDGISYECRFPGQRSLPAPVVYCERTDSFFRFSATWHLQCYSYQDLSHSLVTKSSYQPIWSQCIGEGILDMRVIQLKETCSYIMILGERNFISLDDNGKINFILKLDYAPKCFYSFVVGYYWEPGARLITAIVSDSAKLHIYEEANIIWAAQWQQPSPVAIQRSNVQTLAGSIVTLSATGQLTVGYLGAQPYQFQVQPLHQEELSFAQAHKQLQQLEDEIKESVDIRDMDALNQQAADQVRLSFSIQPEICDDLDTLLLDVPADVAVKELPSAKGFLKFKAKTELAELQLVIQTPSGVRCSQDTLSLVDVPAGTSREISLDFYMAELLHVHSTRVEVFVSFLSTRGIPRVIQQRAYLPLSMFYRICQPQKAAGIKLTYTITSKHVPPKLNTFFGEFLEAESDTHALGLQLLCPGLEKLTEVITVVAAKNSNRLRIQSDHVETFAMILERIVETTLQLDSAAGLLKMHKKKPKRGVLNRCVERIIAAPFIPIQPILHRADVHYETQQNIRKQTEQLEVLWQQFKTLQRELQEQSESEPKETLTMQIEANYDHLILEGDKLVEIRRDEQRQRGDLNCAVALAKWIIHALNLEERVVNVVNSVLSGPVEDWTELSWEESMAPGIDMLHHFGPLMRSKSTSTHGLLDGNSTKDTFDYGRFRRHFATLFDRIVRLASSTAESEASAQQTTAMEQPTTDATQQPTQQQQQVDEIGSMQRMLGNDQATTVGRLAKPNLSSSLEAVEDEEEYDEEDLRDTGYRKDYGPTVAGNDSEQQQQLEQQTKGKRSEWVNEDFELPTTEELFSDLGIWW; translated from the exons CAGCTGGTGGACAGCCCAATGTGGCGACACCACTGGCGACTACGATGTGGCCAGTTTGCTGTGCACGCGTTTCGGTTTGGAGTCACAGGAGAAGGACTACATAATTGTAGGCTCGCAATCCGGACAGCTGAGCATTTACTATCCACATGCAAATGAGTTTGATGCCACCGATTTGTTGCTGGAAACACAGCTGGCGGCGCCCATCCTCGGTCTCTACGCGGGAAAGTTCAGCGG CAATGTACGTAATGAGAATGTCAATCAGCTAGGCGTGTTGCTGCCCAATGCCATTGCCATCTACAATGTGCAGACCATCAGCGGATTGGCCGAGTATGGCGCTCAGctgaagctgcagctgcaggcgGAGCACAAGTTTCAGCGCGTCGCCTTTTCCATGTGCCAGGGACACTTTGGACAGGTGAAAGGTCGCGAGTTCTTCTGCGTCGTGCATTTGGATGGCACGTTGACCTTCTATGAACAGGATGGCATCTCGTATGAGTGCCGCTTTCCCGGCCAACGCAGCTTGCCTGCTCCTGTTGTCTACTGCGAGCGGACCGATAGCTTCTTTAGGTTCAGCGCCACGTGGCATTTGCAGTGCTATAGCTATCAGGATCTGTCCCATTCGCTGGTCACCAAGAGCAGCTATCAGCCCATCTGGTCGCAGTGCATTGGCGAGGGCATTCTCGACATGCGTGTAATTCAGCTGAAAGA GACTTGTTCCTATATAATGATCCTTGGCGAGCGCAACTTTATATCACTGGACGACAATggcaaaatcaattttattctCAAGTTGGACTATGCGCCCAAGTGCTTCTACAGCTTTGTAGTAGGCTACTACTGGG AGCCTGGTGCACGTCTCATCACCGCCATTGTGTCGGATTCGGCCAAGTTGCATATCTACGAGGAGGCGAATATCATTTGGGCAGCGCAGTGGCAACAACCATCTCCAGTGGCTATTCAACGCTCCAATGTGCAGACGCTAGCGGGCAGCATTGTCACCTTGTCCGCCACGGGGCAACTGACCGTAGGTTATCTGGGAGCACAGCCTTATCAGTTTCAGGTGCAACCACTGCATCAGGAAGAGTTGAGCTTTGCACAGGCAcacaagcagctgcagcagctagAGGATGAGATCAAAGAGTCGGTGGACATACGTGATATGGATGCTTTGAACCAACAGGCAGCGGATCAGGTGCGTCTCAGCTTTAGCATACAGCCGGAGATCTGCGATGATCTGGACACACTGCTGTTGGATGTGCCCGCCGATGTGGCCGTCAAGGAGTTGCCCTCGGCCAAAGGTTTCCTGAAGTTCAAGGCCAAGACTGAGTTGGCGGAACTGCAGCTGGTGATACAGACGCCCAGTGGTGTACGCTGCAGCCAGGACACGCTCAGTCTGGTAGATGTGCCAGCGGGCACAAGTCGTGAAATATCGTTAGACTTTTACATGGCCGAGCTGCTGCATGTGCACAGCACACGCGTCGAGGTCTTTGTGTCGTTTCTGAGCACTAGG GGCATTCCGCGGGTGATACAGCAAAGAGCCTACTTGCCGCTGTCCATGTTCTATCGCATCTGCCAGCCGCAAAAGGCGGCGGGCATTAAGCTCACTTACACTATCACCAGCAAGCATGTGCCGCCCAAGCTCAACACCTTCTTTGGCGAGTTTCTGGAGGCGGAAAGCGATACGCATGCCTTGGgcctgcagctgctgtgccCTGGTCTGGAAAAGTTAACTGAAGTCATCACTGTGGTGGCGGCCAAGAATTCGAATCGCTTGAG AATACAATCGGATCATGTGGAGACGTTTGCCATGATACTGGAGCGCATTGTGGAGACCACTTTGCAGTTGGACAGCGCGGCGGGATTGCTTAAAATGCACAAGAAGAAGCCGAAACGTGGCGTTCTCAATCGCTGCGTGGAGCGCATCATTGCGGCGCCTTTCATACCCATTCAACCCATACTTCATCGTGCCGATGTCCACTACGAGACGCAGCAGAACATACGCAAGCAAACG GAACAATTGGAGGTACTATGGCAACAGTTCAAGACCCTGCAGCGAGAACTGCAGGAGCAGTCGGAGAGCGAGCCCAAAGAGACACTCACCATGCAGATTGAGGCGAACTACGACCACCTGATATTGGAAGGCGATAAACTGGTCGAAATACGCCGCGACGAGCAGAG GCAACGCGGCGACCTCAACTGCGCCGTGGCATTGGCCAAATGGATAATTCATGCATTGAACCTGGAGGAGCGTGTCGTGAATGTTGTGAACTCTGTACTCAGCGGACCCGTCGAGGACTGGACTGAATTG AGCTGGGAAGAATCGATGGCACCTGGTATCGATATGCTACATCATTTTGGGCCGCTGATGCGCTCGAAATCAACGTCGACGCACGGATTGTTGGACGGCAACAGCACAAAGGACACATTCGATTACGGCCGCTTTAGACGGCATTTTGCTACACTCTTCGATCGCATTGTGCGTCTGGCCTCATCCACAGCCGAGTCTGAGGCGAGTGCACAGCAAACAACTGCCATGGAGCAGCCAACAACTGATGCAACACAACAACCaactcaacagcagcagcaggttgATGAAATTGGCAGCATGCAACGCATGTTGGGCAACGATCAAGCGACAACTGTGGGACGACTTGCTAAACCCAATTTGAGCAGCTCGCTTGAGGCTGTGGAGGACGAAGAGGAGTACGATGAGGAGGACTTGCGAGACACTGGATATCGCAAGGACTATGGTCCAACAGTGGCAGGCAATGACagtgaacagcagcagcagctggagcagcagacGAAAGGCAAGCGATCCGAGTGGGTCAACGAGGATTTTGAGCTGCCAACCACTGAGGAACTGTTCAGTGACTTGGGCATTTGGTGGTAG